A single genomic interval of Nonomuraea rubra harbors:
- a CDS encoding response regulator — protein MTRVLVVDDEPQILRALRVNLAARQYEVAVAPDGGTALRQAAEWHPDLVILDLGLPDLDGVEVIQGLRGWTSIPIIVLSGRADSTDKVDALDAGADDYVTKPFSVDELLARVRAVTRRTGQHDEENATVRVGEHVVDLTRKTISDGVRLTPTEWHFLEILLRNPGKLISQRQLLTEVWGDSYLKETHYLRQYMAQLRRKLERDPAHPVHLLTEAGMGYRFQP, from the coding sequence ATGACCCGCGTGCTGGTGGTGGACGACGAGCCCCAGATCCTCCGCGCCCTGCGGGTCAACCTGGCGGCGAGGCAGTACGAGGTCGCGGTCGCCCCCGACGGCGGCACGGCACTGCGCCAGGCCGCCGAGTGGCACCCGGACCTGGTCATCCTCGACCTGGGCCTGCCCGATCTCGACGGGGTGGAGGTCATCCAGGGGCTGCGCGGCTGGACCTCGATCCCGATCATCGTGCTCTCCGGCCGGGCCGACAGCACCGACAAGGTGGACGCGCTCGACGCCGGCGCGGACGACTACGTCACCAAGCCGTTCAGCGTCGACGAGCTGCTCGCGCGGGTGCGCGCCGTGACCCGCCGCACCGGGCAGCACGACGAGGAGAACGCCACGGTGCGGGTGGGTGAGCACGTCGTCGACCTCACCCGTAAGACGATCTCGGACGGAGTACGCCTGACGCCCACGGAGTGGCACTTCCTGGAGATCCTGCTGCGCAATCCCGGCAAGCTGATCAGCCAGCGGCAGTTGCTGACCGAGGTCTGGGGCGATTCCTACCTGAAGGAGACGCACTATCTGCGCCAGTACATGGCGCAGCTACGGCGCAAGCTCGAACGGGATCCGGCGCATCCGGTGCATCTGCTGACCGAGGCCGGGATGGGGTACCGGTTCCAGCCGTAG
- a CDS encoding sensor histidine kinase has product MRGRLRVYLGAAPGVGKTYAMLSEARRARERGKDVVVGLVETHGRARTAALLDGLEVVPRRTTSYRGTMFTELDPDAVIERAPALALIDELAHTNVPGSRNTKRWQDIEEILDAGIDVVSTVNVQHLESLNDVVERITGVPQRETVPDEVVRRAGQIELVDMAPEALRRRLAHGNVYRPERVDAALANYFRVGNLTALRELALLWVADKVDEQLGRYRSDHSIAGIWEARERVVVALTGGPEGDTLVRRAARIAAGGKGADLLAVHITSADGLITKDDPAHLVRQRALVENLGGTYHQVVGHDVPRALLEFARGANATQLVLGASRRRRPLTRGVGATTAALSGAIDVHIVPHEETAAGRRRTRPRAALPGRRRASGWALVLLGIPLLTAALRPVELTLPSEILIFLLFVVAVALTGGMWPALTAAVLAFGLLNWFFTPPLHTLSIAEPENVLALAIFVLVAAMVSTVVDLAARRSREAARSRADAEVLSTLAGHVLRGESALPSLLARMRETFGLAAVTLLERGEPGESGGWRIVATSGGKPATSPGTGDHDVVIDDRLVLTARGRPLEAGDRRVLEAFAAESAVALRQQRLREAADRAGPLAEADRMRTALLAAVGHDLRTPLASAMAAVESLRGTDVTWSDDDRAELLATAGESLIKLNRLVSNLLDMSRLQAGVLGVTLGPVAIEDVLPHAVDDLGPLSDRLATDIPPGTPEIMADPALLERVLVNLMANAVRHSPAGLPVLVGASWHGDRVEIRVIDRGPGIPPEAHERVFLPFQRLGDRDNHTGVGLGLALSRGLTEAMGGTLVPEDTPGGGLTMTVSLRRAP; this is encoded by the coding sequence ATGAGAGGGCGGCTGCGCGTCTACCTGGGTGCGGCGCCCGGCGTGGGCAAGACGTACGCCATGCTGAGCGAGGCGCGGCGCGCGCGCGAGCGCGGCAAGGACGTGGTCGTGGGCCTCGTCGAGACCCACGGCCGCGCCCGCACCGCCGCCCTCCTCGACGGGCTGGAGGTCGTGCCGAGGCGGACCACGAGCTACCGCGGCACGATGTTCACCGAGCTCGACCCCGACGCCGTCATCGAGCGCGCCCCCGCGCTCGCCCTGATCGACGAGCTCGCCCACACGAACGTCCCCGGCTCCCGCAACACCAAGCGCTGGCAGGACATCGAGGAGATCCTCGACGCCGGGATCGACGTCGTCTCCACGGTCAACGTCCAGCACCTCGAATCGCTGAACGACGTCGTCGAGCGGATCACCGGCGTGCCGCAGCGCGAGACCGTCCCCGACGAGGTGGTGCGCAGGGCCGGCCAGATCGAGCTGGTCGACATGGCGCCCGAGGCGCTGCGCCGCCGGCTCGCCCACGGCAACGTCTACCGGCCGGAACGGGTCGACGCCGCGCTCGCCAACTACTTCCGCGTCGGCAACCTGACCGCTCTGCGGGAGCTCGCCCTGCTCTGGGTGGCGGACAAGGTGGACGAACAACTCGGCCGCTACCGCAGCGACCACTCGATCGCCGGCATCTGGGAGGCCCGCGAACGCGTGGTCGTGGCACTCACGGGCGGGCCGGAGGGCGACACCCTCGTCCGGCGCGCCGCGCGCATCGCGGCCGGCGGCAAGGGCGCCGACCTGCTCGCCGTGCACATCACCAGCGCCGACGGGCTGATCACCAAGGACGACCCCGCCCATCTGGTACGCCAGCGCGCCCTCGTCGAGAACCTGGGCGGGACGTACCACCAGGTGGTCGGGCACGACGTGCCGCGGGCGCTGCTCGAGTTCGCCCGCGGCGCGAACGCCACCCAGCTCGTGCTCGGGGCGTCCAGGAGACGGCGGCCGCTCACCCGGGGCGTGGGTGCGACGACGGCCGCGCTCTCCGGGGCCATCGACGTGCACATCGTGCCGCACGAGGAGACTGCGGCGGGCCGCCGGCGGACGCGGCCGCGGGCCGCGCTGCCGGGCCGGCGGCGGGCGTCCGGCTGGGCGCTGGTGCTGCTCGGGATCCCGCTGCTCACGGCCGCGCTCCGGCCGGTGGAGCTGACCCTGCCCAGCGAGATCCTGATCTTCCTGCTGTTCGTGGTGGCCGTCGCGCTGACCGGCGGCATGTGGCCGGCGCTCACGGCGGCGGTGCTCGCGTTCGGGCTGCTCAACTGGTTCTTCACGCCGCCGCTGCACACCCTGTCGATCGCCGAGCCGGAGAACGTGCTCGCGCTGGCCATCTTCGTGCTGGTGGCGGCCATGGTCAGCACGGTCGTCGACCTGGCGGCCCGGCGCAGCAGGGAGGCGGCACGCTCGCGGGCCGACGCCGAGGTGCTGTCCACGCTGGCGGGCCACGTGCTGCGCGGCGAGTCGGCGCTGCCGTCGCTGCTCGCCCGGATGCGCGAGACGTTCGGGCTGGCGGCGGTGACCCTGCTCGAACGGGGCGAGCCGGGGGAGAGCGGCGGGTGGCGGATCGTGGCGACCTCGGGCGGGAAGCCCGCCACGAGCCCCGGCACCGGCGACCACGACGTCGTGATCGACGACCGGCTGGTGCTCACCGCACGGGGTCGTCCGCTGGAGGCCGGCGACCGGCGGGTGCTGGAGGCGTTCGCGGCGGAGTCCGCGGTGGCGCTGCGCCAGCAGCGGCTGCGCGAGGCCGCCGACCGGGCCGGGCCGCTGGCCGAGGCCGACAGGATGCGTACGGCGCTGCTCGCCGCCGTTGGGCACGACCTGCGCACGCCGCTCGCCTCGGCCATGGCCGCGGTCGAGAGCCTGCGCGGCACCGACGTCACCTGGTCGGACGACGACCGCGCCGAGCTGCTCGCCACCGCCGGCGAATCGCTGATCAAGCTGAACCGGCTCGTGTCGAACCTGCTCGACATGAGCCGCCTCCAGGCCGGGGTCCTCGGCGTCACGCTCGGACCGGTGGCGATCGAGGACGTCCTGCCGCACGCGGTGGACGACCTCGGGCCGCTGAGTGACCGCCTCGCGACCGACATCCCGCCGGGGACACCCGAGATCATGGCCGACCCCGCGCTGCTGGAGCGGGTGCTCGTCAACCTGATGGCGAACGCCGTCCGCCACAGCCCGGCCGGCCTGCCCGTGCTCGTGGGCGCGAGCTGGCACGGCGACCGCGTCGAGATCCGTGTCATCGACAGGGGCCCCGGCATTCCGCCCGAAGCCCATGAAAGGGTGTTCCTGCCGTTCCAGCGGCTCGGCGACCGTGACAACCACACGGGCGTGGGGCTCGGCCTGGCACTCTCGCGCGGGCTGACCGAGGCGATGGGCGGCACGCTCGTCCCTGAGGACACGCCCGGAGGAGGACTCACCATGACCGTCTCACTGCGGCGGGCCCCATGA
- a CDS encoding winged helix-turn-helix transcriptional regulator → MTQQQAASTMNGDTRTKPVLLIADPDDAVVDDLATALEREGVAVTGAPDGAQGLLQAGALQPDVVLVSATLPVIDAVEFVRAVRRARAVPVLLGVGEGHAEQAVRALAAGAAACVARPYRVPELLPFIQAASPESRKVLAVGGVELDVQAYQVRVAGRAVHLPLREFELLQYLMRNADRTVTREQIMRHVWHAAANTSTNTIAVHVKRLRARLGDEDDQLIQTVRGVGYRLVTPGIAGSHA, encoded by the coding sequence ATGACCCAACAGCAGGCGGCATCCACGATGAACGGGGACACGAGGACCAAGCCCGTACTGCTCATCGCCGATCCCGACGACGCGGTCGTGGACGACCTGGCCACGGCCCTCGAACGCGAGGGCGTGGCCGTGACCGGCGCCCCGGACGGCGCTCAGGGGCTGCTGCAGGCCGGCGCCCTCCAGCCGGACGTGGTGCTCGTCTCGGCCACGCTGCCGGTCATCGACGCGGTCGAGTTCGTCCGCGCCGTACGGCGGGCCCGGGCCGTGCCCGTGCTGCTCGGCGTCGGCGAGGGACACGCCGAGCAGGCGGTACGCGCGCTCGCGGCCGGCGCCGCCGCCTGCGTGGCCAGACCCTACAGGGTGCCGGAGCTGCTGCCGTTCATCCAGGCGGCTTCCCCCGAGTCCCGCAAGGTGCTGGCCGTGGGCGGGGTCGAGCTGGACGTACAGGCCTATCAGGTACGCGTGGCCGGGCGCGCCGTGCACCTGCCGTTGCGCGAGTTCGAGCTGCTGCAGTACCTCATGCGCAACGCCGACCGCACGGTCACCCGCGAGCAGATCATGCGCCACGTCTGGCACGCCGCCGCCAACACCTCGACGAACACCATCGCGGTGCACGTCAAGCGGCTGCGGGCGCGCCTGGGCGACGAGGACGACCAGCTCATCCAGACCGTACGCGGGGTGGGCTACCGGCTGGTCACGCCCGGCATCGCCGGAAGTCACGCATGA
- a CDS encoding UPF0182 family protein translates to MRLPRRPRLLLPVAIALVAIVALFFLFSGIYTDYLWYDSTGFTSVFSGMVLTQIVLFVVGAVLMVGIAGGNMLLAFKTRPMFGPAIFGGGSGADRYRMALDPHRKLIFIVGMGLLALFSGSSFAGQWKTWLEFSNGASFGKTDKLFGMDISFFMFDYPFIRMVLNFLFTAVIISIVLAAITHYLYGGFRLQSPGVHASRAARVHLSVLLGVFVLLKAVAYWVDRFGLVFSDRGYVHGASYTDVNAVLPAKTILAIIALICAALFFAGVFRPGGMLPGVSFGLLVLSAILIGGVYPALVEQFQVKPNQQGKEAAYIERNIQATREAYNIDKTEVETYNAQADPARVQANGDTSVSGVRLLDPFLLGSTYEQTQRIRGFYSFADPLDVDRYPDSSGKLVDHIVGVRELTGPPTEQNNWINRVLKYTHGYGFVAAPGNQVDSSGLPAYDAKDMPVTGPLVDTTKLKESRIYFGENESASEYVIAGGDPNNPQELDYPETGGTGQKNSTYTGAGGVPVGSFFNRLLYAAKYSEANIVLSGDINDASKILYVRNPRDRVEKVAPFLTLDGNPYPAIVDGRIQWIVDGYTTSNDYPYSQSQSLGDMTRDTSTDRRVIAQQPTDKINYIRNSVKATVDAYDGTVKLYAWDANDPLLKTWSNAFPGVISPASQMSAELRQHVRYPEDLFKVQRFTLSRYHIQDPGAFYGGQDVWNVPGDPTQGDRNIKQPPYYLTTTMPGSSTPAFSLTTTFVPRQGPNLAAFMAVNSTAGPEYGRMRILRMPPSSTPIPGPGQAQNAFQSRFAGELNLLGVGASAVRYGNLLTLPYAGGLVYIEPVYVQVTAGGGQEPYPILQRVLVSFGSKIGVARTLEEALAEVFGGEQQQQQQQQPSDQQQQAQPNTSNSALNSAIANAKKAYSDAQKALQASPPDWDAYGDAQKRLEEALQALEGANAQPQQQPSPTASPTASPAASPSASPSASPTASPTGSPTENTS, encoded by the coding sequence ATGCGCTTGCCCCGCCGACCGCGACTGCTTCTGCCTGTGGCGATCGCCCTCGTGGCGATCGTCGCGCTGTTTTTCCTCTTCTCGGGCATTTACACCGACTATCTCTGGTACGACTCGACCGGCTTCACGTCGGTCTTCAGCGGCATGGTGCTGACCCAGATCGTGCTGTTCGTGGTCGGCGCGGTGCTCATGGTCGGCATCGCCGGCGGCAACATGCTGCTGGCCTTCAAGACCCGCCCGATGTTCGGGCCGGCGATCTTCGGTGGTGGCAGCGGCGCCGACCGCTATCGCATGGCGCTCGATCCCCACCGAAAGCTGATCTTCATCGTCGGCATGGGGCTGCTCGCCCTCTTCTCCGGCTCCTCGTTCGCGGGCCAGTGGAAGACGTGGCTGGAGTTCAGCAACGGCGCATCGTTCGGCAAGACGGACAAGTTGTTCGGGATGGACATCTCGTTCTTCATGTTCGACTACCCGTTCATCCGCATGGTGCTGAACTTCCTGTTCACCGCCGTGATCATCTCGATCGTCCTGGCGGCGATCACGCACTACCTGTACGGCGGCTTCCGCCTGCAGTCGCCCGGCGTGCACGCGTCCAGGGCGGCCCGTGTCCACCTGTCGGTGCTGCTGGGCGTCTTCGTGCTGCTCAAGGCCGTCGCCTACTGGGTCGACCGCTTCGGCCTGGTCTTCTCCGACCGCGGCTACGTGCACGGCGCCTCCTACACCGACGTCAACGCCGTGCTGCCGGCCAAGACCATCCTCGCGATCATCGCGCTGATCTGCGCCGCACTGTTCTTCGCCGGCGTGTTCCGGCCCGGCGGGATGCTGCCCGGCGTCTCCTTCGGCCTGCTCGTGCTCTCGGCCATCCTGATCGGCGGCGTCTACCCGGCGCTGGTCGAGCAGTTCCAGGTCAAGCCCAACCAGCAGGGCAAGGAGGCGGCCTACATCGAGCGCAACATCCAGGCCACCCGCGAGGCGTACAACATCGACAAGACCGAGGTCGAGACGTACAACGCGCAGGCGGACCCGGCCCGGGTGCAGGCCAACGGCGACACCTCCGTCTCGGGCGTGCGCCTGCTCGACCCGTTCCTGCTCGGCTCGACGTACGAGCAGACGCAGCGCATCAGGGGCTTCTACAGCTTCGCCGACCCGCTCGACGTCGACCGCTACCCCGACAGCTCCGGCAAGCTCGTCGACCACATCGTCGGCGTGCGCGAGCTGACCGGCCCGCCGACGGAGCAGAACAACTGGATCAACCGCGTTCTCAAGTACACCCACGGCTACGGCTTCGTCGCCGCGCCGGGCAACCAGGTCGACTCCAGCGGCCTGCCCGCGTACGACGCCAAGGACATGCCGGTCACCGGCCCGCTGGTCGACACGACCAAGCTCAAGGAGTCCCGCATCTACTTCGGCGAGAACGAGTCGGCCTCCGAGTACGTGATCGCGGGCGGCGACCCGAACAACCCGCAGGAGCTCGACTACCCGGAGACGGGTGGCACCGGCCAGAAGAACTCCACCTACACCGGCGCAGGCGGCGTGCCCGTCGGCTCGTTCTTCAACCGGCTTCTGTACGCCGCCAAGTACAGCGAGGCGAACATCGTCCTGTCGGGCGACATCAACGACGCCTCCAAGATCCTGTACGTCCGCAACCCGCGGGACAGGGTCGAGAAGGTCGCGCCGTTCCTCACGCTCGACGGCAACCCCTACCCGGCGATCGTCGACGGCCGGATCCAGTGGATCGTCGACGGCTACACCACGTCCAACGACTACCCCTACTCGCAGAGCCAGAGCCTCGGCGACATGACACGCGACACGTCCACGGACCGCCGCGTCATCGCCCAGCAGCCGACCGACAAGATCAACTACATCCGCAACTCCGTCAAGGCCACGGTCGACGCCTACGACGGCACGGTCAAGCTCTACGCGTGGGACGCCAACGACCCGCTGCTCAAGACCTGGAGCAACGCGTTCCCCGGCGTCATCAGCCCGGCCTCGCAGATGAGCGCCGAGCTGCGCCAGCACGTGCGGTACCCGGAGGACCTGTTCAAGGTGCAGCGCTTCACCCTGTCGCGCTACCACATCCAGGACCCGGGGGCCTTCTACGGCGGCCAGGACGTGTGGAACGTCCCCGGCGACCCGACCCAGGGCGACAGGAACATCAAGCAGCCGCCCTACTACCTGACCACCACGATGCCGGGCAGCAGCACTCCGGCGTTCTCGCTGACCACGACGTTCGTGCCCCGGCAGGGGCCCAACCTGGCGGCGTTCATGGCGGTCAACTCGACGGCCGGCCCCGAGTACGGCCGGATGCGGATCCTGCGGATGCCGCCGTCGAGCACCCCCATCCCAGGCCCGGGGCAGGCGCAGAACGCCTTCCAGAGCCGCTTCGCCGGTGAGCTGAACCTGCTGGGTGTGGGTGCCTCCGCGGTCCGTTACGGCAACCTCCTGACACTTCCGTACGCGGGCGGGCTGGTCTACATCGAGCCGGTGTACGTCCAGGTGACCGCGGGCGGCGGGCAGGAGCCGTACCCGATCCTGCAGCGGGTGCTGGTGTCGTTCGGCAGCAAGATCGGTGTGGCCCGCACGCTGGAGGAGGCCCTCGCGGAGGTCTTCGGCGGCGAGCAGCAGCAACAGCAGCAACAACAACCGAGCGACCAGCAGCAACAGGCCCAGCCCAACACGTCCAACTCGGCACTCAACTCGGCGATCGCCAACGCCAAGAAGGCCTACTCGGACGCGCAGAAGGCGCTGCAGGCCAGCCCGCCCGACTGGGACGCCTACGGCGATGCCCAGAAGCGGCTGGAGGAGGCGCTGCAGGCGCTGGAGGGGGCCAACGCGCAGCCGCAGCAGCAGCCGTCGCCCACGGCCTCACCGACCGCCTCACCGGCCGCCTCGCCCAGTGCTTCGCCGTCGGCGTCCCCGACGGCGTCGCCCACGGGATCGCCGACGGAGAACACGTCCTGA
- a CDS encoding YlbL family protein: protein MSRRALTLLLAGFLVLALGVIGAFRPVPYVVLSPGPTENTIGEVDKKPVITIKGRQTYPTSGALSLVTVAYQGGPAAQIDLLTALRGWLDPTVAVVPQETIFAPGRNAEEVEEENVVEMTNSQDSATAAALTELKIPYTVGVGVLSTEPGKPADGKVQKDDEITSVDGEPTKDSEAVQKAVKAHKPGESVVLGVVRGGKKLDVTLQTVAGPQGQTIVGLTMGPKFTFPFDVDISVGDVGGPSAGLMFSLGILDKLTPGELTGGKKIAGTGTIQPTGEVGAIGGIAQKMIGAKDAGATIFLTPPGNCAEASQAVPDGLRLVRADTLHQAVLALDALRTGKGQVPSCEAG from the coding sequence ATGTCACGACGCGCCCTGACCCTGCTGCTCGCGGGTTTCCTCGTGCTCGCGCTCGGGGTGATCGGCGCGTTCCGCCCCGTTCCGTACGTCGTGCTGAGCCCCGGCCCGACGGAGAACACCATCGGCGAGGTCGACAAGAAGCCCGTGATCACGATCAAGGGCAGGCAGACCTACCCGACCTCCGGCGCGCTGAGCCTGGTCACGGTGGCCTACCAGGGCGGCCCCGCCGCCCAGATCGACCTGCTGACCGCGCTGCGCGGCTGGCTCGACCCGACGGTGGCGGTGGTCCCGCAGGAGACCATCTTCGCCCCCGGCCGCAACGCCGAGGAGGTCGAGGAGGAGAACGTCGTCGAGATGACGAACTCCCAGGACTCCGCGACCGCCGCCGCGCTGACCGAGCTCAAGATCCCGTACACCGTGGGTGTGGGCGTGCTGTCCACCGAGCCGGGCAAGCCCGCCGACGGCAAGGTGCAGAAGGACGACGAGATCACCTCCGTCGACGGCGAGCCGACCAAGGACTCGGAGGCCGTCCAGAAGGCGGTCAAGGCGCACAAGCCCGGCGAGAGCGTGGTGCTCGGCGTCGTGCGCGGCGGGAAGAAGCTCGACGTCACCCTGCAGACCGTGGCCGGCCCCCAGGGGCAGACCATCGTCGGGCTGACGATGGGGCCCAAGTTCACGTTCCCGTTCGACGTGGACATCAGCGTGGGTGACGTCGGCGGGCCGAGCGCCGGGCTGATGTTCTCGCTCGGCATACTCGACAAGCTGACGCCCGGCGAGCTGACCGGCGGCAAGAAGATCGCGGGCACCGGCACCATCCAGCCGACGGGCGAGGTGGGGGCGATCGGCGGCATCGCGCAGAAGATGATCGGCGCGAAGGACGCGGGCGCCACGATCTTCCTGACGCCTCCGGGCAACTGCGCGGAGGCCTCCCAGGCGGTGCCCGACGGCCTCCGGCTGGTCAGGGCCGACACGTTGCACCAGGCGGTGCTGGCGCTCGACGCGCTGCGTACCGGCAAGGGCCAGGTGCCCTCCTGCGAGGCCGGATGA
- the pstB gene encoding phosphate ABC transporter ATP-binding protein PstB, protein MSKQIQVSGLDAYYGSHKAIEDVSMTIEPRSITAFIGPSGCGKSTFLRTLNRMHEVIPGARVEGKVLLDGEDLYAPTIEPVSVRRMIGMVFQRPNPFPTMSIYENVAAGLRLNRGRISKSKLDGIVEESLKGANLWNEVKDRLNKPGAGLSGGQQQRLCIARAIAVQPEVLLMDEPCSALDPISTLAIEDLMAKLKDQYTIVIVTHNMQQAARVSDRTAFFNLAAQGQPGKVIEMDETSRMFTNPTQKATEDYITGRFG, encoded by the coding sequence ATGTCCAAGCAGATCCAGGTCTCGGGCCTGGACGCGTACTACGGGTCGCACAAGGCGATCGAGGACGTGTCCATGACCATCGAGCCCCGCTCGATCACGGCCTTCATCGGCCCGTCGGGATGCGGCAAGTCGACGTTCCTGCGCACGCTCAACCGCATGCACGAGGTCATCCCCGGCGCGCGGGTGGAGGGCAAGGTGCTGCTCGACGGCGAGGACCTGTACGCCCCCACGATCGAGCCCGTCTCGGTCCGCCGCATGATCGGCATGGTGTTCCAGCGCCCCAACCCGTTCCCGACGATGTCGATCTACGAGAACGTGGCCGCCGGCCTCCGCCTCAACCGCGGCCGCATCTCCAAGTCCAAGCTGGACGGCATCGTCGAGGAGTCCCTCAAGGGCGCCAACCTCTGGAACGAGGTCAAGGACCGCCTCAACAAGCCCGGCGCCGGCCTGTCCGGCGGTCAGCAGCAGCGCCTCTGCATCGCCCGCGCCATCGCGGTCCAGCCCGAGGTCCTGCTGATGGACGAGCCGTGCTCGGCCCTCGACCCGATCTCCACGCTGGCCATCGAGGACCTGATGGCCAAGCTGAAGGATCAGTACACCATCGTCATCGTCACCCACAACATGCAGCAGGCCGCCCGGGTCAGCGACAGGACCGCGTTCTTCAACCTCGCCGCGCAGGGCCAGCCCGGCAAGGTCATCGAGATGGACGAGACGTCCCGCATGTTCACCAACCCGACGCAGAAGGCGACCGAGGACTACATCACGGGGCGCTTCGGCTGA
- the pstA gene encoding phosphate ABC transporter permease PstA, whose amino-acid sequence MTTIQHISTGRRIKDRVVQGLVYLAFALAVVPLVSVLWLVISNGLERFDLDFLTHSMNGIGARDAHGGAYHAIVGTLEQVLLASLISVPIGLLTAIYLVEYGNNGRLSRSISFFVDVMTGVPSVVAGLFVFAFWILFLGFEFSGWAGALALSILMMPTVVRSAEEMLRLVPNDLREASYALGVPKWRTIVKVVLPTSFTGIVTGVMLAVARVAGETAPLLMTVFFTNSINNDPFSGPQMGLPLFVFDQAARPNDTAIDRAWTGALTLILIVMLLNLVARLIAWWRSPAKGR is encoded by the coding sequence ATGACCACGATCCAACACATCTCCACCGGCCGCCGGATCAAGGACCGGGTCGTCCAGGGCCTGGTGTATCTGGCGTTCGCGCTGGCCGTGGTCCCGCTCGTCTCCGTGCTCTGGCTGGTCATCTCCAACGGCCTCGAGCGCTTCGACCTGGACTTCCTGACCCACTCCATGAACGGCATCGGGGCCAGGGACGCCCACGGCGGCGCGTACCACGCCATCGTCGGCACACTCGAACAGGTCCTGCTGGCCTCGCTCATCTCGGTGCCGATCGGCCTGCTCACCGCCATCTACCTGGTCGAGTACGGCAACAACGGCCGGCTGAGCCGCTCCATCAGCTTCTTCGTGGACGTCATGACCGGCGTCCCTTCCGTCGTTGCGGGCCTGTTCGTCTTCGCGTTCTGGATCCTCTTCCTCGGCTTCGAGTTCTCCGGCTGGGCGGGCGCGCTGGCGCTGTCCATCCTGATGATGCCGACGGTCGTGCGGTCCGCGGAGGAGATGCTCAGACTGGTGCCGAACGACCTGCGCGAGGCCTCGTACGCGCTGGGCGTGCCCAAGTGGCGCACCATCGTCAAGGTGGTGCTGCCGACCTCGTTCACCGGCATCGTCACCGGCGTCATGCTGGCCGTGGCCCGCGTCGCCGGTGAGACCGCGCCGCTGCTGATGACGGTGTTCTTCACCAACTCCATCAACAACGACCCGTTCAGCGGGCCGCAGATGGGCCTTCCGCTCTTCGTCTTCGACCAGGCGGCCCGTCCGAACGACACCGCCATCGACCGAGCGTGGACCGGAGCCCTCACGCTCATCCTGATCGTCATGCTGCTCAACCTGGTGGCGCGCCTGATCGCCTGGTGGCGCTCGCCTGCCAAGGGCCGATAG
- a CDS encoding serine hydrolase yields MHHVAAAQEKRPAAKEPAVKEPAAKEPTAKEPTAKEQEAVPAKRISKRLDRFLAGRPGPVTAMVKELGTGRVFRYHAGERLITASTAKVQILMTLLLRTRWKKLPAAVRRDAEKMIRYSDNHAADRLWLRIGGAEGFSAAGRRFGLKHTRGVPGSCVDLYCWGITRTSVDDQVRLMAALVSERSPLKAGDREQVLRLMGAVIDGQDWGISAAACRGERVALKNGWLRRVSNKLWATISVGLIRDGGRDYAVAVLTEGSPEVGYGIATVEGVAERIMRDFRRCRA; encoded by the coding sequence GTGCACCACGTCGCGGCCGCGCAGGAGAAGCGGCCTGCCGCCAAAGAGCCCGCTGTCAAGGAGCCTGCCGCCAAGGAGCCCACCGCCAAGGAGCCCACCGCCAAGGAGCAGGAGGCGGTGCCGGCGAAGCGGATTTCGAAGCGGCTCGATCGGTTCCTGGCGGGCAGGCCGGGGCCGGTGACGGCGATGGTGAAGGAGCTGGGGACCGGGCGGGTCTTCCGGTATCACGCGGGCGAGCGGCTGATCACCGCGAGCACGGCCAAGGTACAGATCCTCATGACGCTGCTTCTGCGTACCCGGTGGAAGAAGCTTCCCGCGGCGGTCAGGCGCGATGCGGAGAAGATGATCCGCTACAGCGACAACCACGCGGCCGACCGGCTGTGGTTGCGGATCGGGGGCGCGGAGGGGTTCAGCGCGGCGGGGCGGAGGTTCGGGTTGAAGCACACCCGAGGAGTGCCGGGGAGCTGCGTCGACCTGTACTGCTGGGGGATCACGAGGACGTCCGTGGACGACCAGGTGCGGCTCATGGCGGCGCTCGTGTCGGAGCGAAGCCCGCTCAAGGCCGGGGACCGCGAGCAGGTGCTCAGGCTCATGGGCGCGGTCATCGACGGCCAGGACTGGGGCATCAGCGCCGCCGCGTGCCGGGGCGAACGGGTGGCGCTGAAGAACGGCTGGCTCAGGCGCGTCTCGAACAAGCTCTGGGCCACGATCAGCGTCGGGCTGATCAGGGACGGCGGGCGCGACTACGCCGTTGCCGTACTCACCGAGGGCAGCCCTGAGGTGGGGTACGGCATCGCGACGGTCGAAGGCGTGGCCGAGCGGATCATGCGTGACTTCCGGCGATGCCGGGCGTGA
- a CDS encoding group II truncated hemoglobin, with protein MTDEAVPTLYEWAGGTQAFERLTEVFYRSVVKDDLVGPLFAHMDPDHPKYVAMWLSEVFGGPDRYTTERGGYAHMLRHHLGKSITEPQRRRWVNLLMDAADEVGLPDDPEFRAAFAGYIEWGTRLARHNSQPGATPPPEAPVPHWGWGVAPPYQP; from the coding sequence ATGACCGATGAGGCAGTACCGACCCTCTACGAATGGGCCGGCGGCACCCAGGCCTTCGAGCGGCTGACCGAGGTGTTCTACCGCAGCGTCGTCAAGGACGACCTGGTCGGGCCGCTGTTCGCGCACATGGACCCGGACCATCCGAAGTACGTGGCGATGTGGCTGAGCGAGGTCTTCGGCGGCCCCGACCGGTACACCACCGAACGCGGCGGCTACGCCCACATGCTCCGCCACCACCTCGGCAAGTCGATCACCGAGCCGCAGCGCCGCCGATGGGTGAACCTGCTCATGGACGCGGCCGACGAGGTCGGGCTGCCCGACGACCCCGAGTTCAGGGCCGCGTTCGCCGGCTACATCGAATGGGGCACCAGGCTGGCCAGGCACAACTCGCAGCCGGGGGCGACCCCGCCGCCCGAGGCTCCGGTGCCGCACTGGGGGTGGGGAGTCGCGCCGCCGTACCAGCCGTAA